The genomic stretch GAAACGCGGCGCGCCCGGCTTCGTCGCGGCGGTCGTCACACCCCGCACGGTCACGGTGCACACCGAGGGGAGTTTCGTGGGCAGCTACCTCGAGACCCTGGGCCGCACGAATGCGCTGAAGGTCAAGGACGGGCAGACGCAGTACGAGGTCTCGCTGGAGGGACTGGTCGCCCTGCAACCGCACACGCTGGTGCTGCTCACCGCGCCGGACGAGACGCCGATCACGGAGACGTGGCACCGCAACCCGCTGTGGCAGAAGCTGCCCGCCGTGGCGCGGGGGCGCGTCTATGTCTTCGACCGCGACAACTGGACACGCGGACGCGGCCCCCTGGCCCTGAAACTCATGGTGCGCGAGGCCATCGAGAGCCGGCTGCTCCAGGATGCCGCGCCCGCCAGCGGCTACCGGGAGTGATGTGGGCATGAGGGGACAGCATCTATGATCACGCCCGGCCCGGCCTTCCCGACCGCCCGCGCCGTCACGCTGGGCGTGCTGCTGGCCGCCGCGACCCTGGCGCTCGCGGTGCTGGCCCTGGGCATCGGCGCGGTCAGGACGCCGCCGGGCGATGTCGTGCAGGTCATCCTGGGCCGGGGGGACGACCTGACGCGGCAGCTGGTCATCGACCTGCGTGCCCCCCGGATCGTCGTGGCTGTCCTGGCAGGGGCGATGTTCGCCGCGTCGGGGGCGGTGCTCCAGGGCGTGATCCGCAATCCGCTGGCCTCGCCGGATCTGATCGGCGTGGGGGCGGGCGCGGGACTGGCCGCCACCGTGTTCCTGCTGGCATGGCCGGGGTCGCCCCCCGGTGGGCTGCCGTGGGCTGCGCTGGTCGGCGCGTGGGCCGGCTTTGGGCTGGTGCTGCTGCTGTCGCGCGAGTGGAGTGGGCCGCGTGCGAACGCGCTGCATCCGGTGCGTCTGGCACTGGTGGGGGTGGCGGTGGCCGCCGCGCTGGGGGCCGTGCAGCAGCTCGTGCTGGTGCGGGCCCCCGACGGTCTGGGCGCCGCCCTGAGCTTCCTGACCGGCAGCGTGTACGGCGCCGACAGTGCCCGCGCCGCTCGCCTCGTGCCGTGGGCGCTGGTGCTGCTGCCCGCCGCCCTGCTGCTGTCCCGCACGCTGGACGTGCTGAACCTGGGAGAAGACCTGGCGACCAGTCTGGGGTCACGGGTGAATGTGGCCCGGCTGCTCAGCCTGACGGTCGCGGTTGCCCTGGCGGGAGCCGCCGTCACGGGCGCGGGCATCCTGGGCTTCGTGGGCCTGCTCGCGCCGCACCTGGCGCGGCGACTGGTGGGGGGGCGGCACGCGCGGCTGCTGCCCATCAGCATGCTCGTGGGGGCGCTGCTGGTGCTGGCCGCCGATACCCTGGGCCGCGCCCTGCTGCCGCCGCTGGAGGTGCCCGCCGGCCTGTTCACCACCCTGGTCGGTGCGCCGTATTTCCTGTTCCTGCTGAGACGGACGGCGTGATATGGCACAGCTGCACAGACTCGCGCCCCACCCGCCCGCTACTGTTCCCGTGTCCGGTGCCGTGCCCGGCTCCCCTGCGAAAGGCCCCATGACCGATCCCGATTCCACCACCACGCCCCTGGCGACCACCGGCCTCACCCTCGGGTACGGCAAGAGCATCGTCGTCCCGAACCTCGACCTGCGGCTGCCCGGCGGGAAGGTCACCAGCATCATCGGGCCGAACGGCTGTGGCAAGAGCACCCTGCTGCGGGCGCTGGCGCGGCTGCTGCCCACCAGCGGCGGCCACATCGACCTGTACGGCCAGGCGCTGCACACCCTGCCCAGCCGCGAGGTCGCCCGCCGCCTGGCCATCCTGCCCCAGGGACCGACTGCCCCTGAGGGCCTGAGCGTGGAAGACCTCGTGTGGTTCGGCCGCCACCCCCACCAGGGCCGCTTTCCCGTGCGCCGCGAGGACGACCGGCAGGCGGTGCACTGGGCGCTCGACCAGACCGGCATGCGCGTCTTTGCCGGCCGGCCCCTCGACGCTCTGAGCGGCGGCCAGCGCCAGCGGGCGTGGATCGCCATGAGCCTGGCCCAGCAGACCGACATCCTGCTGCTCGACGAGCCGACCACCTACCTCGACCAGTCGCACCAGCTGGAAGTGCTGCAGCTGGCCCGCCGCCTGAACCACGACCAGGGCAAGACGGTCGTCATGGTGCTCCACGACCTCAACCAGGCCGTCCGCTACTCCGACGAGATCATCGCCATGCACGGCGGCGAGGTCTACGCCCAGGGGCCAGCCGAGGACGTCCTGACCCACGACCTGCTGCGCG from Deinococcus sp. AB2017081 encodes the following:
- a CDS encoding FecCD family ABC transporter permease, translated to MITPGPAFPTARAVTLGVLLAAATLALAVLALGIGAVRTPPGDVVQVILGRGDDLTRQLVIDLRAPRIVVAVLAGAMFAASGAVLQGVIRNPLASPDLIGVGAGAGLAATVFLLAWPGSPPGGLPWAALVGAWAGFGLVLLLSREWSGPRANALHPVRLALVGVAVAAALGAVQQLVLVRAPDGLGAALSFLTGSVYGADSARAARLVPWALVLLPAALLLSRTLDVLNLGEDLATSLGSRVNVARLLSLTVAVALAGAAVTGAGILGFVGLLAPHLARRLVGGRHARLLPISMLVGALLVLAADTLGRALLPPLEVPAGLFTTLVGAPYFLFLLRRTA
- a CDS encoding ABC transporter ATP-binding protein, which gives rise to MTDPDSTTTPLATTGLTLGYGKSIVVPNLDLRLPGGKVTSIIGPNGCGKSTLLRALARLLPTSGGHIDLYGQALHTLPSREVARRLAILPQGPTAPEGLSVEDLVWFGRHPHQGRFPVRREDDRQAVHWALDQTGMRVFAGRPLDALSGGQRQRAWIAMSLAQQTDILLLDEPTTYLDQSHQLEVLQLARRLNHDQGKTVVMVLHDLNQAVRYSDEIIAMHGGEVYAQGPAEDVLTHDLLRDVFHLKGHILSDPDTGRPHVIPYALTR